A genome region from Sphaerisporangium krabiense includes the following:
- a CDS encoding sirohydrochlorin chelatase, whose product MNDGHHVPQELPVRERSFRTSSGRHRRPVPAHLPPDAPALVLAAPGTGGDVATAVKTIVSVDHPQLDVRLVNLGDSKASLAETLTECAAKRPAGAPAAIVVPLVTGPHQQVYRAVREAVAESDVVTTIADPLGPHPLLAEALHVKLSESGLARADRMRLFNIAAPVDGIIVATVGGPEAVRAADATVVLLAARLTLPVVAASLDASPGVGDAAQRLRNIGASRLALAPFLIGPEVDPHKITKAAESVGAGCSDPIGAHSAVAQLVALSYGSSLTGVDPD is encoded by the coding sequence GTGAACGATGGCCACCACGTCCCACAGGAGCTCCCGGTCCGCGAACGCTCGTTCCGGACCAGCTCCGGCAGGCACCGGCGCCCGGTGCCCGCGCACCTGCCTCCGGACGCGCCCGCCCTGGTGCTGGCCGCGCCCGGCACCGGCGGCGACGTCGCGACGGCCGTCAAGACCATCGTCAGCGTCGATCACCCGCAGCTCGACGTGCGCCTGGTCAACCTGGGCGACTCCAAGGCCAGCCTGGCCGAGACGCTCACCGAGTGCGCCGCCAAACGGCCCGCCGGAGCCCCGGCCGCCATCGTCGTCCCCCTGGTGACCGGCCCCCACCAGCAGGTCTACCGCGCCGTGCGCGAGGCGGTCGCCGAGAGCGACGTCGTCACGACGATCGCCGACCCGCTCGGGCCGCACCCGCTGCTCGCCGAGGCGCTGCACGTCAAGCTCTCCGAGAGCGGGCTGGCTAGGGCCGACCGTATGCGCCTGTTCAACATCGCCGCCCCGGTGGACGGCATCATCGTGGCCACGGTCGGCGGTCCCGAGGCCGTCCGCGCCGCCGACGCCACGGTGGTCCTGCTGGCGGCGCGGCTCACGCTGCCCGTGGTGGCCGCCTCGCTGGACGCCTCCCCCGGCGTCGGGGACGCCGCCCAGCGGCTGCGCAACATCGGCGCCTCCCGCCTGGCGCTCGCCCCGTTCCTGATCGGCCCGGAGGTCGACCCGCACAAGATCACCAAGGCGGCGGAGTCCGTGGGCGCGGGCTGCTCGGACCCGATCGGCGCGCACAGCGCGGTCGCCCAGCTCGTCGCGCTCAGCTACGGAAGCTCCCTCACCGGCGTCGACCCCGACTAG
- a CDS encoding helix-turn-helix domain-containing protein, translated as MITARAEGDETPLTMMARERGSSTVLRILLGSQLRRLREGRNITLEAAGHSIRASHSKISRMELGRVSFRTRDVADLLTFYGVTEESEREALLSLVTQANRPGWWHNYDDVLPNWFEAYVGLEEAATRIRCYEVQFIPGLLQTEGYARAVVMLGHPEGTEEEIQRRVDLRMARQRLLERNSPPHLWAVIDEAALRRPLGGPDVMRGQIKHLIEAVSSPTVTVQVMPFSAGGHAAAGGPFSILRFAERDLPDVVYLEQLTSAIYLDKREDLDRYQAVMERLCLDAVPVSETKKILQGILDDI; from the coding sequence ATGATCACTGCCCGAGCCGAAGGGGACGAGACCCCGCTCACCATGATGGCTCGGGAACGCGGCAGCTCCACGGTGCTGCGCATCCTTCTCGGGTCTCAGCTTCGCCGGCTCCGTGAAGGCCGCAACATCACCCTGGAGGCCGCGGGCCACTCCATCCGCGCCTCACACTCCAAGATCAGCCGTATGGAGCTGGGACGCGTCAGCTTCCGCACCCGCGACGTCGCCGACCTGCTCACCTTCTACGGCGTCACCGAGGAGAGCGAGCGCGAGGCGCTGCTGTCGCTGGTCACCCAGGCCAACCGCCCCGGCTGGTGGCACAACTACGACGACGTGCTGCCGAACTGGTTCGAGGCGTACGTCGGCCTGGAGGAGGCGGCCACCCGCATCCGCTGCTACGAGGTGCAGTTCATCCCCGGCCTGCTCCAGACCGAGGGCTACGCCCGCGCCGTCGTCATGCTCGGCCACCCCGAGGGGACCGAGGAGGAGATCCAGCGGCGCGTGGACCTCAGGATGGCCCGGCAGAGGCTGCTGGAACGCAACAGCCCGCCCCACCTGTGGGCCGTGATCGACGAGGCGGCGCTACGGCGCCCGCTCGGCGGTCCCGACGTCATGCGCGGCCAGATCAAGCACCTGATCGAGGCGGTCAGCTCCCCGACCGTCACCGTGCAGGTCATGCCGTTCAGCGCCGGCGGCCACGCCGCGGCGGGCGGCCCGTTCAGCATCCTGCGCTTCGCCGAGCGCGACCTGCCCGACGTGGTGTACCTGGAGCAGCTCACCAGCGCCATCTACCTCGACAAGCGCGAGGACCTCGACCGCTACCAGGCGGTCATGGAGCGCCTGTGCCTGGACGCCGTCCCGGTGTCGGAGACCAAGAAGATCCTCCAGGGCATCCTCGACGACATCTGA
- a CDS encoding glutamate--cysteine ligase has translation MGQQVAKERFSEDEYARFGRRLEDCLLALRELLSRPGFGAGPASVGAELELFLIDEGGRPLRRNKEVREAAADERVVLELGSFNLEVNLTPLPLAGRPFSAMEDEARLLIGLVDQAARTHGGRVVPIGILPTLSEFDFTRDAISDEVRYRALSRGMRRVRDEPYRVRIDGAERLDLEVEDVILESANTSWQVHLRTSPGDFARVHNAAQLAIGPVLAVSGNSPSFLGRELWEETRIALFEASADDRDAERPWRVAGRVSFGSGWVRSGAEELFEQSVREYEPVMPVTSDEDPLAVVRAGGVPGLAELRLHQGTVWQWNRPVYDPADGGHLRVELRALPAGPTCADMAANAAFLLGLVAASAANPGWIEDFPFADAYRNFYRAARGGLDAVLAWPGRPESVPASELVLDLLPVAHDGLLGVGVAEDEARERLAVIRERVRAGRTGAVWQRRALAALGEEPNARAAMLARYRELAHGGEPVHTWPDMEPLSMVAAETARPAL, from the coding sequence ATGGGACAGCAGGTGGCCAAGGAGCGGTTCTCCGAGGACGAGTACGCGCGCTTCGGCCGTCGCCTCGAAGACTGCCTGCTCGCGCTGCGCGAGCTGCTCAGCAGGCCCGGGTTCGGCGCGGGCCCGGCCAGCGTGGGCGCCGAGCTGGAGCTCTTCCTGATCGACGAGGGCGGCCGGCCGCTGCGCCGCAACAAGGAGGTGCGCGAGGCGGCCGCCGACGAGCGGGTGGTGCTGGAGCTCGGCAGCTTCAACCTGGAGGTCAACCTGACCCCGCTGCCGCTGGCCGGGCGCCCGTTCTCGGCGATGGAGGACGAGGCGCGCCTGCTGATCGGCCTGGTGGACCAGGCGGCCCGGACGCACGGCGGGCGGGTGGTGCCGATCGGCATCCTGCCGACGCTGAGCGAGTTCGACTTCACCCGCGACGCCATCAGCGACGAGGTGCGCTACCGGGCGCTCAGCCGGGGCATGCGGCGGGTCAGGGACGAGCCGTACCGGGTGCGGATCGATGGGGCCGAGCGCCTCGACCTGGAGGTCGAGGACGTCATCCTCGAGAGCGCCAACACCTCCTGGCAGGTGCACCTGCGCACCTCTCCCGGGGACTTCGCCCGCGTGCACAACGCCGCGCAGCTCGCGATCGGCCCGGTGCTGGCGGTGAGCGGCAACTCCCCGTCCTTCCTCGGCCGCGAGCTGTGGGAGGAGACGCGGATCGCGCTGTTCGAGGCCTCGGCCGACGACCGGGACGCCGAGCGGCCCTGGCGCGTGGCGGGCCGGGTCAGCTTCGGCTCCGGGTGGGTGCGCAGCGGCGCCGAGGAGCTGTTCGAGCAGAGCGTGCGCGAGTACGAGCCGGTCATGCCGGTCACGAGCGACGAGGACCCGCTGGCGGTCGTCCGCGCCGGCGGCGTGCCCGGCCTGGCCGAGCTGCGGCTGCACCAGGGCACGGTGTGGCAGTGGAACCGTCCGGTCTACGACCCGGCGGACGGCGGCCACCTGCGCGTCGAGCTGCGCGCGCTGCCGGCCGGGCCGACGTGCGCGGACATGGCGGCCAACGCGGCGTTCCTGCTCGGCCTGGTCGCGGCGTCGGCGGCGAACCCGGGGTGGATCGAGGACTTCCCGTTCGCCGACGCCTACCGCAACTTCTACCGCGCGGCGCGTGGCGGCCTGGACGCCGTGCTCGCCTGGCCGGGCCGGCCCGAGTCCGTCCCGGCGTCCGAGCTGGTGCTCGACCTGCTTCCGGTGGCCCACGACGGGCTGCTCGGGGTCGGGGTGGCGGAGGACGAGGCGCGCGAGCGCCTGGCGGTGATCCGCGAGCGCGTGCGCGCGGGCCGCACCGGGGCGGTCTGGCAGCGGCGCGCGCTGGCCGCGCTGGGGGAGGAGCCGAACGCGCGGGCGGCCATGCTGGCGCGCTACCGCGAGCTGGCCCACGGCGGCGAGCCCGTGCACACCTGGCCGGACATGGAGCCCCTGAGCATGGTCGCCGCGGAGACGGCGCGGCCTGCCCTCTAA
- the recD2 gene encoding SF1B family DNA helicase RecD2 produces the protein MAVLATPSPSEVEASVERLVYVREDEYTVARMSAESLPAFVASGRALAGVQPGETLRLAGDWEDHPRHGGRLVVARCERVVPSTVPAIALYLGSGLIRGIGPRLAQAIVGHFGERTLTVIDTEPERLTEVVNIGAARQAQIVEAWAEQKAVAALMVVLQGFGVSPLLAAKIYQVYGEESAEILARDPYRLIGRVRGVAFHTADRIALRSGVPETSPQRLKAAVVDRLDAAAARDGHCYLPLPALVAAAVALVEQDEEPIRRAVDALAAERRVVVEASPAGHGQVVVYSKEHHVREVTLAANVARLLRARSTMPRRPYAEDQGLHEDQRVAVNLALTSTVAILTGGPGCGKSHTLKVIAATVRAMGGRVTLTAPTGKAAKRLSELTGLPAMTVHRMLARQAERDEGALFQQSPADADLVVVDEASMLDLQLATRLTSVIPEGAHLLLVGDGDQLPSIGPGSVLADLLSVEEVPRIRLTKVFRQAQDSGIVRAAHSIRAGEVPPLPGRAGFWFEELDDPGQVADRVVHLATEAIPRKQNIAKDQVQVLCPMRKGPTGTAELGRRLQERLNPARDGADEHWSGPAVFRVGDRVMPIRNNYDKGVFNGETATVTAVNVQERLIEIRTDDGETVRYTFGELDELTHAYAISVHRSQGSEYPFVVAPIVADAGGVMLRRRLLYTLVTRAKTWVVLVGGRDALEAAVHRLGHRRNTGLAARLALNLTG, from the coding sequence GTGGCCGTGCTCGCGACGCCGTCTCCATCCGAGGTCGAGGCCTCCGTGGAGCGGCTGGTGTACGTCCGTGAGGACGAGTACACCGTCGCCCGCATGAGCGCCGAGTCGCTTCCCGCCTTCGTCGCCTCGGGCCGCGCGCTGGCCGGGGTGCAACCGGGGGAGACGCTGCGGCTGGCCGGCGACTGGGAGGACCATCCCCGCCACGGCGGGCGCCTGGTGGTCGCCCGCTGCGAGCGCGTCGTGCCCTCCACCGTGCCCGCCATCGCGCTCTACCTGGGCTCCGGCCTGATCCGGGGCATCGGGCCGCGCCTGGCCCAGGCCATCGTCGGCCACTTCGGCGAGCGCACGCTCACGGTCATCGACACCGAGCCCGAGCGCCTGACCGAGGTCGTCAACATCGGAGCGGCGCGGCAGGCGCAGATCGTCGAGGCGTGGGCCGAGCAGAAGGCCGTGGCCGCGCTGATGGTCGTCCTGCAGGGGTTCGGGGTGAGCCCCCTGCTCGCCGCCAAGATCTACCAGGTGTACGGCGAGGAGTCCGCCGAGATCCTCGCCCGCGACCCGTACCGGCTGATCGGCCGGGTGCGGGGCGTCGCCTTCCACACCGCCGACCGCATCGCGCTGCGCTCCGGGGTGCCGGAGACCAGCCCGCAGCGCCTCAAGGCCGCGGTCGTGGACAGGCTGGACGCCGCGGCCGCCCGCGACGGCCACTGCTACCTGCCCCTGCCGGCCCTCGTCGCCGCGGCCGTCGCCCTGGTCGAGCAGGACGAGGAGCCGATCCGCCGCGCCGTCGACGCGCTCGCCGCCGAGCGCAGGGTCGTCGTCGAGGCCTCGCCCGCCGGGCACGGCCAGGTCGTGGTGTACTCCAAGGAGCACCACGTCCGCGAGGTCACGCTGGCCGCCAACGTGGCGAGGCTGCTGCGCGCCCGTTCGACCATGCCCCGCCGCCCCTACGCCGAGGACCAAGGGCTGCACGAGGACCAGCGCGTCGCGGTGAACCTGGCCCTGACCAGCACGGTCGCGATCCTCACCGGCGGCCCCGGCTGCGGCAAGAGCCACACGCTGAAGGTGATCGCGGCGACCGTCCGGGCGATGGGCGGCCGGGTGACGCTGACCGCGCCGACCGGCAAGGCCGCCAAGCGCCTGTCGGAGCTCACCGGCCTGCCCGCCATGACCGTCCACCGCATGCTCGCCCGGCAGGCGGAACGCGACGAGGGCGCGCTGTTCCAGCAGTCCCCGGCCGACGCCGACCTCGTCGTGGTGGACGAGGCGTCCATGCTGGACCTCCAGCTCGCCACCCGCCTCACCTCGGTGATCCCCGAGGGCGCCCACCTGCTGCTGGTCGGGGACGGCGACCAGCTTCCCAGCATCGGCCCGGGCAGCGTCCTCGCCGACCTGCTGAGCGTCGAGGAGGTCCCGCGCATCCGCCTGACCAAGGTGTTCCGCCAGGCGCAGGACAGCGGCATCGTCCGGGCCGCGCACAGCATCCGCGCCGGCGAGGTGCCCCCGCTGCCCGGCCGCGCCGGCTTCTGGTTCGAGGAGCTCGACGACCCCGGACAGGTGGCCGACCGTGTGGTCCACCTGGCCACCGAGGCCATCCCGCGCAAGCAGAACATCGCCAAGGACCAGGTGCAGGTGCTGTGCCCCATGCGCAAGGGGCCCACGGGCACCGCCGAGCTGGGCCGCAGGCTCCAGGAGCGCCTCAACCCGGCCCGCGACGGCGCGGACGAGCACTGGTCGGGCCCGGCGGTCTTCCGTGTCGGCGACCGTGTCATGCCGATCCGCAACAACTACGACAAGGGCGTGTTCAACGGCGAGACCGCGACGGTCACGGCGGTGAACGTCCAGGAGCGCCTGATCGAGATCCGCACCGACGACGGCGAGACCGTCCGGTACACCTTCGGCGAGCTGGACGAGCTCACCCACGCGTACGCGATCAGCGTGCACCGCTCCCAGGGCAGCGAGTACCCGTTCGTCGTCGCGCCGATCGTCGCCGACGCCGGGGGCGTGATGCTGCGCCGCAGGCTGCTCTACACCCTCGTCACCCGCGCGAAGACCTGGGTGGTCCTGGTGGGCGGGCGCGACGCGCTGGAGGCCGCCGTCCACCGTCTCGGCCACCGCAGGAACACCGGCCTGGCCGCCCGTCTCGCCCTCAACCTGACCGGCTGA
- a CDS encoding DUF72 domain-containing protein, whose protein sequence is MVLVGTSGWQYKHWRDVLYPAGLPQRLWLERYAECFATVENNNAFYRLPPRETFEAWRDRTPAGFVMAVKASRFLTHIKRLKDPEEPVERLMEAAGGLGRKLGPVLLQLPPTLRADPGRLDACLRRFPAGTRVAVEPRHRSWWSGEVRDVLARHGAALCWADVLGRPVTPLWRTAGWGYLRLHQGRADPWPSYGEASLRSWLHRLAGQWDPADHDLYVYFNNDPGGAAVRNAARFAALARDQGIPVSRTPEELPEAALT, encoded by the coding sequence ATGGTGCTCGTCGGGACATCGGGATGGCAGTACAAGCACTGGCGGGACGTGCTGTACCCGGCCGGGCTGCCGCAGCGGCTGTGGCTGGAGCGGTACGCCGAGTGCTTCGCCACCGTCGAGAACAACAACGCCTTCTACCGGCTGCCGCCGCGGGAGACGTTCGAGGCGTGGCGGGACCGCACGCCCGCCGGCTTCGTCATGGCGGTCAAGGCCAGCCGCTTCCTCACCCACATCAAGCGGCTGAAGGACCCCGAGGAGCCGGTCGAGCGGCTCATGGAGGCCGCGGGCGGTCTCGGCCGCAAGCTCGGCCCGGTGCTGCTCCAGCTCCCGCCCACCCTGCGCGCCGACCCGGGCCGCCTGGACGCCTGCCTGCGCCGCTTCCCCGCGGGCACCCGCGTGGCCGTCGAGCCCCGCCACCGCTCGTGGTGGTCCGGCGAGGTCCGCGACGTGCTGGCCCGGCACGGCGCGGCCCTGTGCTGGGCCGACGTGCTCGGCAGGCCGGTGACCCCGCTGTGGCGCACCGCGGGCTGGGGCTACCTGCGCCTCCACCAGGGCCGCGCCGACCCCTGGCCGTCGTACGGCGAGGCGTCGCTGCGGTCGTGGCTGCACCGGCTGGCCGGGCAGTGGGACCCGGCGGACCACGATCTGTACGTCTACTTCAACAACGACCCGGGGGGCGCCGCCGTGCGCAACGCGGCGCGGTTCGCGGCGCTGGCCCGCGACCAGGGGATCCCGGTGAGCCGCACCCCCGAGGAACTGCCCGAGGCGGCCCTGACATGA
- a CDS encoding antibiotic biosynthesis monooxygenase family protein, translating into MSQDPGFYSIIDYTVDGHETQREFVAAFAEIQERWVRFHPGYRSARFHVSTDGTRVYNIVHWASEADYRHFVETSDTEGRAAAIRAALESLDGRAEPRMSGIPTYTVVREIGPGPRRAG; encoded by the coding sequence ATGAGCCAGGATCCAGGCTTCTACTCGATCATCGACTACACCGTCGACGGCCACGAGACCCAGCGGGAGTTCGTGGCGGCGTTCGCCGAGATCCAGGAGCGCTGGGTGCGCTTCCACCCCGGCTACCGGTCGGCCCGGTTCCACGTCAGCACCGACGGCACCCGCGTGTACAACATCGTCCACTGGGCGAGCGAGGCCGACTACCGCCACTTCGTGGAGACCTCCGACACCGAGGGACGCGCGGCCGCCATCCGGGCGGCGCTGGAGAGCCTGGACGGCAGGGCCGAGCCGCGCATGAGCGGCATCCCCACCTACACGGTCGTCCGCGAGATCGGCCCGGGCCCCCGGCGGGCCGGCTGA
- a CDS encoding ATP-binding protein codes for MPDHEWEDWLAALDRVLSPGGPWTSGGETDADRLSLALCELRHDPYAARTARTFTTSTLRAWGVTELLDDAELVIGELVINALHHGLRGRAAVVSGHPVRVILALNDVSLVCVVIDDGEEVPTPRDPDFGAEGGRGLQVVEAISDRWGWSPLRSPGKAVWAAFGLGKRTTPAARHLEVCQ; via the coding sequence GTGCCAGACCATGAGTGGGAAGACTGGCTGGCCGCTCTCGACCGTGTCCTGTCGCCCGGGGGTCCATGGACGTCCGGCGGCGAGACGGACGCGGACCGGCTGAGCCTCGCCCTCTGCGAGCTACGCCACGACCCCTACGCGGCCCGCACCGCGCGCACCTTCACCACCAGCACCTTGCGCGCGTGGGGGGTCACCGAGCTCCTCGACGACGCCGAGCTGGTCATCGGCGAGCTGGTGATCAACGCCCTGCACCACGGCCTCAGAGGCCGCGCGGCCGTCGTGTCCGGCCACCCGGTGCGCGTCATCCTGGCCCTCAACGACGTCTCGCTGGTCTGCGTGGTCATCGACGACGGCGAGGAGGTGCCGACCCCGCGCGACCCCGACTTCGGCGCGGAGGGCGGGCGCGGCCTGCAGGTGGTCGAGGCCATCAGCGACCGCTGGGGATGGTCGCCGCTGCGCTCCCCCGGCAAGGCCGTGTGGGCCGCCTTCGGCCTGGGCAAGCGGACGACCCCCGCCGCCCGGCACCTGGAAGTCTGCCAGTGA
- a CDS encoding MFS transporter gives MSAATTTARATTATGPGPATVLVLMSALPPLAADAYLPGLPAIAGDLGTNATGVQLTLTTFFLGMAAGHVLLGPIAARHGRRAPLLACLAVSALACVACALATGVATLAGARLVQGFAASACLLVGRAVVADRRGRQAAHLYGLLMAGLGVALILAPLAGGVLVAAVGWRAVFWALAVLFAAMIPAAMAAVPRAPAGLRRRPAAEAPDRPFLGYALAFVLAFGALAAYLAAFPFLLRDLFGLSAEALALVLAVNASGLVLAGIAGGHLVNAVPPHRLLEAGLAVTLAASAALCGLALAGALPLAAFLVLLFAAVSTLGLVLGGACGLALARAPRAAGTLGAAQFTAGAIAAALAGLGGGRDARPMALLMTGCLLVALAVVAAMRGVLDVTRREDLETGRIGAGSCDQPR, from the coding sequence ATGTCCGCCGCCACCACCACAGCCCGCGCCACGACCGCCACCGGCCCTGGGCCGGCGACCGTCCTGGTCCTGATGTCGGCGCTGCCGCCGCTGGCCGCCGACGCCTACCTGCCCGGCCTCCCCGCCATCGCCGGGGACCTCGGCACGAACGCCACGGGCGTCCAGCTCACGCTCACCACCTTCTTCCTCGGCATGGCCGCGGGTCACGTGCTGCTCGGGCCGATCGCCGCCCGCCACGGCCGCCGCGCGCCGCTGCTCGCCTGCCTGGCCGTGTCCGCCCTGGCCTGCGTGGCCTGCGCGCTGGCCACCGGCGTGGCGACGCTGGCCGGCGCCCGGCTCGTCCAGGGGTTCGCCGCGTCGGCGTGCCTGCTCGTCGGCCGCGCCGTCGTGGCGGACCGGCGGGGACGGCAGGCGGCCCATCTCTACGGGCTGCTCATGGCCGGTCTCGGCGTCGCCCTGATCCTCGCCCCGCTCGCGGGCGGGGTCCTGGTGGCGGCCGTGGGCTGGCGCGCGGTCTTCTGGGCGCTCGCGGTGCTGTTCGCGGCGATGATCCCCGCCGCCATGGCCGCCGTGCCCCGCGCGCCCGCCGGGCTCAGGCGCCGGCCCGCGGCCGAGGCGCCGGACCGGCCGTTCCTCGGGTACGCGCTCGCGTTCGTCCTGGCGTTCGGCGCGCTCGCCGCGTACCTGGCGGCCTTCCCGTTCCTCCTGCGCGACCTGTTCGGCCTGTCGGCCGAGGCGCTGGCGCTCGTGCTGGCCGTCAACGCGTCCGGGCTCGTCCTCGCGGGTATCGCGGGCGGCCACCTGGTGAACGCGGTCCCGCCGCACCGGCTGCTGGAGGCGGGGCTGGCGGTGACGCTGGCGGCGTCCGCGGCGCTGTGCGGGCTCGCGCTGGCCGGCGCGCTTCCCCTGGCCGCCTTCCTGGTCCTGCTCTTCGCCGCCGTCTCCACCCTCGGGCTGGTGCTGGGCGGCGCCTGCGGCCTGGCGCTGGCCCGTGCCCCGCGCGCCGCGGGCACGCTCGGCGCCGCGCAGTTCACGGCCGGGGCGATCGCGGCCGCGCTGGCCGGGCTCGGCGGCGGCCGGGACGCGCGGCCCATGGCGCTGCTCATGACGGGCTGCCTCCTGGTGGCCCTGGCGGTCGTGGCGGCGATGCGGGGAGTGCTGGACGTGACGCGGCGCGAGGATCTGGAAACCGGACGTATCGGCGCCGGCTCTTGCGATCAACCGCGGTGA
- a CDS encoding DUF397 domain-containing protein — protein MDEISNGMAATELTARLGQDGVRWRKSAYSNPSGNCVELAPLPDGGVAVRNSRHPGGPALIYSRGEMAAFILGAKRGDFDDLAF, from the coding sequence ATGGACGAGATCTCCAACGGCATGGCCGCCACGGAGCTGACCGCGCGCCTCGGGCAGGACGGCGTGCGGTGGCGCAAGAGCGCGTACAGTAACCCGAGCGGCAATTGCGTCGAACTGGCCCCGCTGCCGGACGGCGGGGTCGCGGTGCGCAACTCCCGGCATCCGGGCGGTCCCGCGCTGATTTACAGCCGGGGAGAAATGGCGGCCTTCATCCTGGGCGCGAAGCGCGGGGACTTCGATGACCTGGCCTTTTAA